Proteins encoded together in one Desulfuromonas sp. window:
- a CDS encoding preprotein translocase subunit SecA, whose protein sequence is MIGSIVQKIIGSKNERDLKRMQPLVERINNLEAEFEVLSDDQLKAKTAEFKERYRAGTTLDDLLPEAFSVVREASKRTLGMRHFDVQLIGGIVLHEGKISEMKTGEGKTLMATLPVYLNALAGEGVHVVTVNDYLASRDAEWMAEVYNFLDLTVGCIIHGQTDAERKEAYACDITYGTNNEFGFDYLRDNMKFDLEEYVQRNPFFAIVDEVDSILVDEARTPLIISGPSESRVDLYGAVNRIIPQLKLGEVIEHRDGGRIGQTLREYTGDYTVDEKAKNASMTEEGVAKVEKILGIDNLYDPMHIEVLHHVNQALKAHTLFKRDVDYVVKDNEVQIVDEFTGRLMPGRRWSDGLHQAVEAKEGVRIESENQTLATITFQNYFRMYEKLAGMTGTAETEATEFKEIYGLDVVVIPTNKQMVRKDQSDMIYKTENEKFEAVVEDIIHCNEMGQPVLVGTISIENSEKLSEFLKKKGVKHNVLNAKQHDKEAEIVAQAGRKGAVTIATNMAGRGTDIVLGGNAEMLARKAAATAADPEQAFTESLDRFSAECAAEKEEVLAAGGLYILGTERHESRRIDNQLRGRSGRQGDPGESRFYLSLEDDLLRIFGSERVAFVMEKLKIPEGEPIEHPIISRAIEGAQRKVEGHNFEIRKHLIEYDDVMNRQREVIYSQRREVLGGENLKEMVEGINDETVGDMVATFCVDKPAQWNWGGLYEDFLNQFNFPPDLPSADDPNLKAEELEESLFQQVMTKFREKEEEFTPEVMDHLLKVLLLQTIDTQWKGHLLNIDYLKEGIGLRSYGQRNPKEEYKREAYNLFMEMMGRIRQEIIMKLFRVQLAQDEDIARMEDEQRKKKNFLNRHSGSGSPGKPVARDEEKVGRNDPCPCGSGKKYKKCCGA, encoded by the coding sequence ATGATTGGATCGATTGTTCAAAAGATTATCGGCAGTAAAAATGAACGTGATCTGAAGCGGATGCAGCCGCTGGTTGAACGGATCAATAATCTCGAGGCCGAATTCGAGGTTTTGTCCGATGATCAGCTCAAGGCCAAAACGGCCGAATTCAAGGAGCGTTACCGCGCCGGTACAACTCTCGATGACCTGCTTCCGGAAGCGTTTTCCGTGGTTCGAGAGGCGTCGAAGCGGACGCTTGGAATGCGCCATTTCGATGTTCAGTTGATCGGCGGCATCGTTCTGCACGAAGGCAAGATATCGGAAATGAAGACCGGCGAGGGTAAAACCCTGATGGCGACTCTGCCGGTCTATCTCAACGCTCTGGCCGGTGAAGGTGTTCATGTTGTAACGGTCAATGATTATCTGGCCAGCCGAGATGCCGAATGGATGGCCGAGGTCTATAATTTTCTCGATCTCACTGTTGGCTGTATTATCCACGGGCAGACCGATGCTGAACGCAAGGAGGCGTACGCCTGCGACATCACCTACGGGACCAATAATGAATTCGGGTTCGATTATCTGCGCGACAACATGAAGTTCGATCTCGAAGAATATGTTCAGCGGAATCCATTCTTCGCTATCGTTGACGAAGTCGACTCGATTCTTGTCGACGAGGCGCGGACACCGCTGATCATCTCCGGTCCGAGCGAGTCCCGGGTCGATCTCTATGGTGCGGTCAATCGGATCATTCCCCAGCTCAAGCTGGGGGAAGTAATCGAACATCGTGATGGTGGCCGCATCGGGCAGACCTTGCGGGAGTATACCGGCGACTATACGGTCGATGAGAAGGCGAAGAATGCATCAATGACCGAAGAGGGGGTCGCCAAGGTTGAAAAGATACTCGGTATTGACAACCTTTACGATCCGATGCATATCGAGGTTCTGCATCATGTCAATCAGGCGCTGAAGGCTCATACCCTGTTCAAGCGGGATGTCGATTATGTTGTCAAGGACAACGAGGTTCAGATCGTTGATGAGTTTACCGGTCGCCTGATGCCGGGCCGGCGCTGGAGCGATGGTCTTCACCAGGCGGTTGAGGCGAAGGAAGGGGTGCGGATTGAAAGCGAGAACCAGACCCTGGCGACGATTACTTTCCAGAATTATTTCCGGATGTATGAAAAGCTGGCCGGGATGACCGGTACCGCTGAAACCGAAGCGACTGAGTTCAAGGAAATTTATGGTCTTGACGTCGTTGTTATTCCGACCAACAAGCAGATGGTCCGCAAGGATCAGTCGGATATGATCTACAAAACCGAGAATGAGAAGTTTGAAGCTGTCGTCGAGGATATTATCCACTGTAATGAAATGGGACAGCCGGTGCTGGTCGGTACGATCTCGATCGAGAACTCTGAAAAGCTTTCCGAATTTTTGAAAAAGAAGGGTGTCAAGCACAACGTTCTCAACGCCAAGCAGCACGACAAGGAAGCCGAAATCGTTGCCCAGGCCGGCCGTAAGGGTGCAGTCACCATTGCGACCAACATGGCCGGCCGCGGAACTGATATTGTTCTTGGCGGCAATGCCGAGATGCTGGCAAGGAAAGCGGCGGCGACTGCCGCTGATCCGGAACAGGCCTTCACTGAAAGCCTTGATAGATTTTCGGCTGAATGTGCCGCCGAAAAGGAGGAAGTCCTGGCTGCAGGCGGTCTTTATATTCTCGGTACTGAACGGCATGAGTCGCGTCGTATTGACAACCAGCTGCGCGGGCGCTCCGGGCGTCAGGGCGACCCGGGCGAGAGCCGCTTTTACCTCTCCCTCGAGGACGACCTGCTCCGGATCTTCGGTTCCGAGAGAGTTGCCTTCGTTATGGAAAAACTCAAAATTCCGGAAGGTGAGCCGATTGAACATCCGATTATCAGCCGGGCGATCGAAGGGGCACAGCGCAAGGTCGAAGGTCACAACTTCGAGATTCGTAAGCACCTCATCGAATATGACGATGTCATGAACCGCCAGCGCGAGGTTATTTACTCTCAGCGTCGTGAGGTGCTCGGTGGTGAAAATCTGAAAGAGATGGTCGAAGGGATCAACGACGAGACGGTCGGTGATATGGTTGCAACCTTCTGTGTTGACAAGCCGGCGCAATGGAACTGGGGGGGACTTTACGAAGATTTTCTTAACCAGTTCAACTTTCCGCCGGATCTTCCGAGTGCCGATGACCCGAATCTCAAAGCCGAGGAACTTGAAGAGAGCCTGTTTCAGCAGGTCATGACCAAGTTCCGTGAAAAAGAAGAAGAGTTTACGCCCGAGGTCATGGACCACCTGCTCAAGGTTCTGCTCTTACAGACTATCGATACCCAATGGAAAGGGCACCTGCTTAATATCGATTACCTGAAAGAGGGGATCGGTCTGCGCAGCTACGGCCAGCGCAACCCGAAAGAGGAATACAAACGTGAGGCCTACAACCTCTTCATGGAAATGATGGGGCGGATCCGTCAGGAAATCATCATGAAGTTGTTCCGGGTGCAGTTAGCCCAGGACGAAGATATCGCCCGGATGGAAGATGAACAGCGCAAGAAGAAAAATTTTTTGAATCGGCATAGTGGATCAGGAAGTCCCGGCAAGCCGGTGGCTCGTGATGAGGAAAAAGTCGGTCGGAACGATCCGTGCCCGTGCGGCAGCGGTAAAAAATACAAGAAATGCTGCGGCGCCTGA
- the typA gene encoding translational GTPase TypA, translating into MNELRNIAIIAHVDHGKTTLVDAMLKQSGIFRTNQKVVDRVMDRNDLERERGITILSKNLSVQRDDMHINIVDTPGHADFGGEVERVLMMVDSVLLLVDAFDGPMPQTRFVLKKALGLGHKPVVVINKIDRPGARPEEVVNMVFDLFCELDARDDQLEFPIIYTSAKLGIAKNEPEDESENLDPLFEAIREHVPPPEGDKGAPFQMLVSSIDYDDYIGRTATGKIFAGKVFAGESVALIDHDGKSTTGKITKLLGYQGLTQVEIPDAAAGDIVTIAGFENVGIGETLADAANPVPIPYVSIDEPTLSMNFIVNSSPFAGNDGKFVTSRQLRDRLMRELRTNVSLRVEDTDNTDSFKVSGRGELHLSILIENMRREGYEMAVSKPEVIYREIDEVRCEPMEYLSIDVPEEYQGTVIEKLGTRKAEMVKLEPMDGVVRIEFVIPARGLIGFRTEFLTDTRGTGTMNHVFHEYAPYKGDIPGRKNGVLIAMDACETVAYALWNLQDRGTLFVGPGVRVYEGMIIGQNAKEKDLVVNAGKGKKLTNVRASGSDEAVRLTPPTILSLEQALEFIDDDELVEVTPNAIRLRKKVLIEHERKKASKAGKA; encoded by the coding sequence CATCACGATCCTGTCGAAAAACCTGTCGGTACAGCGCGATGATATGCATATCAATATCGTTGACACGCCGGGGCATGCCGATTTCGGTGGCGAAGTCGAGCGGGTCCTGATGATGGTCGATTCGGTTCTGTTGCTGGTTGATGCTTTTGACGGGCCGATGCCGCAGACCCGGTTTGTGTTGAAAAAGGCACTTGGTCTTGGTCATAAGCCGGTTGTTGTCATCAACAAGATCGACCGTCCCGGTGCGCGCCCGGAAGAGGTCGTTAATATGGTGTTCGACCTGTTTTGTGAACTCGACGCCAGGGACGATCAACTCGAGTTCCCGATCATCTATACCAGTGCCAAGCTCGGCATTGCCAAGAATGAGCCGGAAGATGAGAGTGAAAACCTCGATCCGCTGTTTGAAGCCATCCGTGAGCATGTGCCGCCTCCGGAAGGGGACAAAGGGGCGCCGTTCCAGATGCTGGTTTCAAGTATCGATTATGATGACTATATCGGTCGGACGGCTACCGGGAAGATTTTTGCCGGGAAGGTTTTTGCCGGGGAGTCGGTTGCCCTGATCGATCATGATGGCAAGTCGACTACCGGCAAAATTACCAAACTTCTCGGTTATCAGGGGTTGACCCAGGTCGAGATCCCCGATGCAGCGGCCGGTGATATTGTAACCATTGCCGGTTTCGAAAATGTCGGCATCGGAGAAACGTTGGCCGATGCCGCCAACCCGGTACCAATCCCTTATGTCTCGATCGATGAGCCGACCCTTTCGATGAACTTCATCGTCAACTCTTCGCCATTTGCCGGAAACGACGGCAAATTCGTGACCAGTCGGCAATTGCGTGATCGCCTGATGCGGGAACTCCGGACCAATGTATCCCTGCGGGTAGAAGATACCGACAATACCGACAGCTTCAAGGTTTCGGGCCGGGGGGAACTTCATCTGTCAATTCTCATCGAAAACATGCGGCGCGAGGGGTACGAGATGGCGGTCTCGAAGCCGGAGGTAATCTATCGCGAGATCGATGAGGTGCGCTGTGAGCCGATGGAGTATCTCTCAATCGACGTCCCGGAGGAATACCAGGGGACGGTCATCGAAAAGCTCGGCACCCGCAAGGCTGAAATGGTCAAGCTTGAACCGATGGACGGCGTCGTCCGGATAGAATTCGTCATCCCGGCACGTGGCCTGATCGGTTTCCGGACCGAGTTTCTGACCGATACTCGTGGTACCGGGACAATGAACCATGTATTCCATGAGTACGCACCTTACAAGGGTGATATCCCGGGACGTAAGAACGGCGTACTGATTGCCATGGATGCCTGCGAAACGGTTGCATACGCTTTGTGGAACCTGCAGGATCGAGGCACCCTTTTTGTTGGCCCCGGCGTCCGGGTTTACGAAGGGATGATCATTGGTCAGAACGCCAAGGAAAAGGACCTCGTGGTCAATGCCGGCAAAGGTAAAAAGTTGACCAACGTACGGGCCTCCGGATCCGACGAAGCGGTTCGCCTGACCCCGCCGACGATTCTCAGTCTCGAACAGGCGCTGGAGTTTATCGATGATGATGAACTGGTTGAGGTGACACCAAATGCGATCCGCTTGCGCAAAAAGGTATTGATCGAACATGAACGAAAGAAGGCCTCCAAGGCAGGGAAAGCATGA